TCCAGGTTCAGCGTCGGCGGGATCCACCCGCGGTGGATGGCGAGCATGGAGATCGCCGCCTCGATCGCGCCGGTGGCTCCCAGGCAGTGCGCGTGGTACCCCTTGGTCCCGCTCACGACCGCCCGGTCCGCGTGCTCCCCCAGCACCTCCCGGATCACCCGGCTCTCGGTGGAGTCGTTGAGCGGGGTGGAGGAGCCGTGCGCGTTTACGTAGTCCACCTCCTCCGGGCGGACGCCGCCGGTCCGCAGGGCCGCCCGCATGGCGCGTGCCGCCTGGGTCCCGTCCGGGCGCGGCGCGGTCATGTGGTGGGCGTCGTTGGAGGTCCCGTAGCCCAGCACCTCGCCGTAGATGCGGGCGCCGCGACGGCGGGCGTGCTCCAGCTCCTCCAGGATCAGCACGGCGGCGCCCTCGCCCATGACGAAGCCGTCGCGGTCCGCGTCGAAAGGGCGGGAAGCGCGCTCCGGGTCGTCGTTGCGGGTGGACATGGCGCGGATGATGGCGAAGGCGCCGTAGCAGAGGGGCGCCAGCGGGGCCTCCACCCCCCCGGCGACCACCACGTCCGCCTCTCCGCTGCGCACCAGCCGCCACGCGTCGCCCACGGCGATGGCGCCGGAGGAGCAGCTCATCCCGTTGGTGGAGTTGGGGCCGGTGAAGCCGAACTCGATGGCGACGTTGCAGGAAGCGGAGCCGTTGAACACCGCCAGCGCGAGCGTGGCGTCCACCCCCCGCACCCCCTTCTCCAGGTACGAGTTGAACTGCCCCTCGCCGTAGGCCACGCCCCCCAGCGCGCTCCCCATCTGCACCCCCGCCCGGTCCGGGTCCACGGAGGCCGGGTCGAGCGCGGCGTCCTCCAGCGCCATCCGCGCCGAGGCCACGGAGAACTGCGCGTACCGCTCCATGCGCCGGGCGCGGCTGCGGTCCATGTAGTCGGTGGGCTCGAAGTCGTCCACCTGTGCGGCGATGTGCGAGCGGAAGGGCGAGGGGTCGAAGCGGGAGATGCGGCGCACCGCCGACTCGCGGCGCTGCAGCCCCTCCCACAGCCCCTCGACCCCGGTGCCGATGGGGGTGAGGCAGCCGATCCCCGTCACGACGACGCGGCGGGGGGTGTACTCGTCGGACGGATCGTGGGCCGTGCCCCTCATGCGCTACCTGCGCCCTTTCTCTCGATGTGTCATAAAGCCGAGGACCCGCCAGCTTGTTTACCGACGAGTCCGGACTACGTTCCAGAACGGCAGGCGACAACAGGGGAATCCCGCCGTCCCATGGCTGCCCGCCGTCACCTATCGGCTGTCCCCTGTTCCCTCGCCGCTCCCTCCGCCGCCCTCTTGATCCCCGCCAGCGTCCGGCTGGCCACGTGGTGGATGAAGACCGGGCCGATCACGGCGCTGCCGATCAGCCTCCGGGCGGGGCCGGGGAGCGGCCACCGGGGGCCCGTGTCCCAGTCGTGGACGATGCGGACGTGCGTGGTGCCGTCGCCGCGGTCTTCGAAGGTCCACTCCACGTCCATCCCGGTGGTGATCCCGTCCACGTGCCGGTAGACCACGGCGGGGCGGGCGGTGTCTACGTGCATCTCCGACACCCACCAGACGGGGTACGGGAGCGGGCCGAAGTCGCGCCGGGCCGCCATCTCCACCCGGCCGGTGGCCCAGCCGTCCTTCCGCTGGAAGCGGACCCAGCGGTAGTGGGGGAGCCACTCCGGCCAGCGCTCCACGTCCGCCCCCGTGCGGAAGCAGGTGTCCACGGGGGCGCGCACGACGGTCTCGTCTACGGTGTACACGGCGGGTCCGGGTCGCGGGTCAGCGGGGGACGAAGTCGGCGTCGCCGTCCAGCGAGCGGACGAAGGCGGCGATCAGGCGCGCGGCCGCGTCCAGGTCGTCCAGCGACACGATCTCGTTGGGACTGTGCATGTACCGGTTGGGGATGGAGATCACCCCCGTCGCCACCCCGGCGCGCGACAGGTAGATGGCGTCGGCGTCGGTGGCGGTGTGCTTGGGGCTGGCCTGGATGGAGTAGGGGATCCCCTCCGCCTCGGCCAGCTCCGCCAGCCGCTCGAACACCAGCGGGTGCGTGGCGGAGCCCCGCGCCAGGATCGGCCCGCCGCCCAGCTTGTGGATCCCCAGCTCCTTCTTCTCCATCCCCGGCGAGTCGGTGGCGAAGGACACGTCCACGACCAGCGCCACCTGCGGGTCCAGCGTGTAGGCGGAGACGCGCGCCCCGCCGCCGCTGAAGCCGATCTCCTCCTGGGTGGTGGCCGCCGCGGTCGCCCGCGCCCCGAAGGTGCCTCCCTCCTTCAGGAGCCGGAGCGCCTCGAGCACCACGAAGGCGCCGATCCGGTTGTCCACCGAGCGGGAGGCGATCAGGCCGCTGCCCAGCTCCACCAGCCTCGCGTCCACCACCGCCGGGTCGCCCACGCGGATCCCGCGCGCGGCGGCCTCCTCGCGGCTCCGCACCCCCACGTCGATCCACAGGTCGGTGATCTTCGCCGCCCGCTCCTTCTCGTCGCCCTTGATCAGGTGGATCGGCTTCTTGCCGACGACCCCCACGACGTCGCCGCTGCGGGTCATGACCCGGATCCGCTGCGCCACGAGCACCTGCGGGTCCCACCCGCCGATCCCGTCGAAGTACAGGAACCCGTCGTCGTCCACGTGGGTCAGCATCAGGCCGATCTCGTCGATGTGCCCGGCCAGCATCACGTGGGGGGTGCCGCCCGGGTTCAGGGTGGCGGCGGAGTTCCCGGCGACGTCGGCCTCGACGCGGTCGGCGATCGCCTCGGCCTCGGCGCGCCAGATCCGCGCCGGGACGGTCTCGAACCCCGAGGGGCCGGGAGCGTCCAGGAGGCGCTTAAGGAACTCGAACGAGCTGTCTCGCATGCGGACTCGGCCTGGTCTGGTGGTCCGGCGCGGGGCGGTGCCCGGAGGGGCTACCGGGCCCCCGCGCCGTGGTCGGGGTCGCGGGACGGCTCGGCGGCCTCGGCGG
This sequence is a window from Longimicrobiaceae bacterium. Protein-coding genes within it:
- a CDS encoding M42 family metallopeptidase — its product is MRDSSFEFLKRLLDAPGPSGFETVPARIWRAEAEAIADRVEADVAGNSAATLNPGGTPHVMLAGHIDEIGLMLTHVDDDGFLYFDGIGGWDPQVLVAQRIRVMTRSGDVVGVVGKKPIHLIKGDEKERAAKITDLWIDVGVRSREEAAARGIRVGDPAVVDARLVELGSGLIASRSVDNRIGAFVVLEALRLLKEGGTFGARATAAATTQEEIGFSGGGARVSAYTLDPQVALVVDVSFATDSPGMEKKELGIHKLGGGPILARGSATHPLVFERLAELAEAEGIPYSIQASPKHTATDADAIYLSRAGVATGVISIPNRYMHSPNEIVSLDDLDAAARLIAAFVRSLDGDADFVPR
- the fabF gene encoding beta-ketoacyl-ACP synthase II is translated as MRGTAHDPSDEYTPRRVVVTGIGCLTPIGTGVEGLWEGLQRRESAVRRISRFDPSPFRSHIAAQVDDFEPTDYMDRSRARRMERYAQFSVASARMALEDAALDPASVDPDRAGVQMGSALGGVAYGEGQFNSYLEKGVRGVDATLALAVFNGSASCNVAIEFGFTGPNSTNGMSCSSGAIAVGDAWRLVRSGEADVVVAGGVEAPLAPLCYGAFAIIRAMSTRNDDPERASRPFDADRDGFVMGEGAAVLILEELEHARRRGARIYGEVLGYGTSNDAHHMTAPRPDGTQAARAMRAALRTGGVRPEEVDYVNAHGSSTPLNDSTESRVIREVLGEHADRAVVSGTKGYHAHCLGATGAIEAAISMLAIHRGWIPPTLNLETPGEGCDLSYAVGEGACVPVRRVLSNSFGFGGINAALAFGSLS
- a CDS encoding SRPBCC family protein — its product is MYTVDETVVRAPVDTCFRTGADVERWPEWLPHYRWVRFQRKDGWATGRVEMAARRDFGPLPYPVWWVSEMHVDTARPAVVYRHVDGITTGMDVEWTFEDRGDGTTHVRIVHDWDTGPRWPLPGPARRLIGSAVIGPVFIHHVASRTLAGIKRAAEGAAREQGTADR